Proteins from a single region of Nocardiopsis dassonvillei subsp. dassonvillei DSM 43111:
- a CDS encoding GbsR/MarR family transcriptional regulator, translating into MAESRRTDEDTGFRDDFVGRFSEYWQSQGRPRAEGRIVGYLLVADREAVSAEEIADGARVSRGSVSQSVRRLREMGFVELVPAPGSRSRLVAMDEDVWGGFLRNERSYLRRQRELAASALERLPGLSPPARTRLRNMHDYMTWLDEYHDTLLSSWEEYKARRR; encoded by the coding sequence ATGGCGGAGAGCAGGCGCACGGACGAGGACACGGGGTTCCGCGACGACTTCGTCGGGCGCTTCTCCGAGTACTGGCAGTCGCAGGGCCGTCCCCGCGCCGAGGGCCGCATCGTGGGCTACCTGCTCGTCGCCGACCGCGAGGCGGTGAGCGCCGAGGAGATCGCCGACGGCGCCCGGGTCAGCCGGGGATCGGTGTCGCAGTCGGTGCGCCGTTTGCGCGAGATGGGCTTCGTGGAGCTGGTCCCCGCCCCCGGGAGCCGCTCGCGGCTGGTGGCCATGGACGAGGACGTCTGGGGCGGGTTCCTGCGCAACGAGCGCTCCTACCTGCGGCGGCAGAGGGAACTCGCGGCGTCGGCGCTGGAGCGCCTGCCCGGCCTGAGCCCGCCCGCGCGCACCCGGCTGCGCAACATGCACGACTACATGACCTGGCTGGACGAGTACCACGACACCCTGCTCTCCTCCTGGGAGGAGTACAAGGCCCGACGGCGCTGA
- a CDS encoding acyl-CoA dehydrogenase family protein has translation MDFAHDSETEELRERLLAFMDERVYPAEAVLEEQLAVREDRWSTAPVVRELQAEARERGLWNLFLAGHPEHGGLPNLRYAPLAEITGRSPRLAPIALNCAAPDTGNMEVLTMFGTPEQRERWLEPLLDARIRSAFAMTEPAVASSDATNITTSIVRDGDEYVVNGRKWYITGALNPECAVFIVMGKTDPEAERHRQQSMVLVPRDTPGLTVRRGMTVYGYDDSDHGGHAEVVFEDVRVPASNLVGGEGEGFAIAQARLGPGRIHHCMRGIGMAERALELTCRRVLDRVAFGRPLAEQGVVREWIAEARVAIEQLRLLVLKTAYLMDTVGNRGAHTEIQAIKIATPRTVEWILDKAIQAHGAAGVSQDLPLAGWLAGVRSLRLADGPDEVHLRSLGRAELRKYR, from the coding sequence ATGGACTTCGCCCACGACAGCGAGACCGAGGAACTGCGCGAACGGCTGCTCGCCTTCATGGACGAGCGCGTCTACCCGGCCGAGGCGGTGCTGGAGGAGCAGCTGGCCGTGCGCGAGGACCGCTGGTCCACCGCGCCGGTGGTGCGCGAGCTCCAGGCCGAGGCGCGCGAGCGCGGGCTGTGGAACCTGTTCCTGGCGGGCCACCCCGAACACGGCGGCCTGCCCAACCTGCGGTACGCGCCGCTGGCGGAGATCACCGGGCGCAGTCCGCGCCTGGCGCCGATCGCGCTCAACTGCGCCGCGCCCGACACCGGGAACATGGAGGTGCTGACGATGTTCGGCACCCCCGAGCAGCGCGAGCGCTGGTTGGAGCCCCTGCTCGACGCCCGGATCCGGTCGGCGTTCGCGATGACCGAGCCCGCGGTGGCCTCCTCCGACGCCACCAACATCACCACCAGCATCGTCCGCGACGGCGACGAGTACGTGGTCAACGGACGCAAGTGGTACATCACCGGGGCCCTCAACCCCGAGTGCGCCGTGTTCATCGTGATGGGCAAGACCGACCCCGAAGCCGAGCGGCACAGGCAGCAGAGCATGGTGCTGGTGCCGCGCGACACCCCCGGGCTGACGGTCAGGCGGGGCATGACGGTGTACGGCTACGACGACAGCGACCACGGCGGCCACGCCGAGGTCGTGTTCGAGGACGTGCGGGTGCCCGCCTCGAACCTGGTCGGCGGCGAGGGCGAGGGGTTCGCCATCGCCCAGGCCCGGCTGGGGCCGGGCCGCATCCACCACTGCATGCGCGGCATCGGCATGGCCGAGCGCGCCCTGGAGCTCACCTGCCGCCGGGTGCTGGACCGCGTGGCCTTCGGGAGGCCGCTGGCCGAACAGGGCGTGGTCCGCGAGTGGATCGCCGAGGCGCGCGTGGCCATCGAGCAGCTGCGGCTGCTGGTGCTCAAGACCGCGTACCTGATGGACACCGTGGGCAACAGGGGCGCGCACACCGAGATCCAGGCGATCAAGATCGCCACCCCGCGCACGGTGGAGTGGATCCTGGACAAGGCGATCCAGGCGCACGGCGCGGCCGGGGTCAGCCAGGACCTGCCCCTGGCCGGATGGCTGGCGGGGGTGCGGTCGCTGCGGCTGGCCGACGGGCCCGACGAGGTGCACCTGCGCTCGCTGGGCCGCGCGGAGCTGCGCAAGTACCGCTAG
- a CDS encoding VOC family protein has translation MRLSSFYPVLGTPRLAECRDFYVGLFGFEETFAADWYVSLRRPGPPEYELALLDPGHPTVPEGYRRPVQGLLLNFEVEDVDAEWERLVVRGGLRPELGIRTEAFGQRHFIVADPGGVLVDVITPVAPSEEYGDNFVRG, from the coding sequence ATGCGGCTCAGCAGCTTCTATCCGGTGCTCGGCACGCCCCGTCTGGCCGAGTGCCGCGACTTCTACGTCGGCCTGTTCGGCTTCGAGGAGACCTTCGCCGCCGACTGGTACGTGAGCCTGCGCAGGCCCGGCCCGCCCGAGTACGAACTGGCCCTGCTCGACCCCGGGCACCCCACCGTCCCCGAGGGCTACCGCAGGCCCGTGCAGGGCCTGCTGCTCAACTTCGAGGTGGAGGACGTGGACGCCGAGTGGGAGCGCCTGGTGGTGCGCGGCGGCCTGCGGCCCGAACTGGGGATCCGCACCGAGGCGTTCGGCCAGCGGCACTTCATCGTGGCCGACCCCGGCGGGGTGCTGGTCGACGTCATCACGCCCGTGGCGCCCTCGGAGGAGTACGGGGACAACTTCGTGCGGGGGTGA
- a CDS encoding TetR/AcrR family transcriptional regulator yields MARGQRTAEADTPTGSVPERLLGAATRLFASNGYEGTSVQEVVAAAGVTKGAMYHYFGSKDDLLYEVYARVLRMQTEHLVRIASRDEPVADRVHAAAADVIVTSVANLDDTVIFFRSMHQLSEDKRRAVRAERRRYHEIFRDMVAQGQDEGVFRTDVSADLVVNYFFGSVHHLSTWYHPGGALSGEDVGRHFADLLVAGLRPGA; encoded by the coding sequence ATGGCGCGAGGACAGCGGACGGCCGAGGCCGACACACCGACCGGATCGGTACCCGAGCGCCTCCTTGGGGCGGCGACGCGCCTGTTCGCCTCCAACGGTTACGAGGGCACCTCCGTGCAGGAGGTCGTGGCCGCTGCGGGCGTCACCAAGGGCGCCATGTACCACTACTTCGGCTCCAAGGACGACCTGCTCTACGAGGTCTACGCCCGCGTGCTGCGCATGCAGACCGAGCACCTGGTGCGGATCGCCTCGCGGGACGAGCCGGTGGCCGACCGCGTGCACGCCGCCGCGGCCGACGTCATCGTCACCAGCGTCGCCAACCTCGACGACACCGTCATCTTCTTCCGCTCCATGCACCAGCTGAGCGAGGACAAGCGGCGCGCCGTGCGCGCCGAGCGCCGCCGCTACCACGAGATCTTCCGGGACATGGTCGCCCAGGGGCAGGACGAGGGGGTCTTTCGCACCGACGTCTCCGCCGACCTGGTGGTGAACTACTTCTTCGGCTCGGTGCACCACCTGAGCACCTGGTACCACCCGGGCGGCGCGCTCAGCGGCGAGGACGTGGGGCGCCACTTCGCCGACCTGCTCGTGGCGGGGCTGCGCCCCGGGGCCTGA
- a CDS encoding HD domain-containing protein, translating into MTLEQASRLAEEAHAGQVDRAGRPYAEHVFAVRDLLAGHGERAQAAGVLHDVLEDTPITADDLRARGCPEEVVRAVESVTRRPGEPYEEMVRRAAADPLGRLVKLADNAHNSDERRLALLPDERARRLRAKYARARRILEEGPQEDGLPEAALPRGTLLVLHTGRVEECRAFYTGLGLRFVRERHGSGPEHHAAELDGGAVVEIYPATAERSTGAARLGFTVRGDRAVPPLEPGRRVLTDPDGRKVDLRVV; encoded by the coding sequence ATGACGCTGGAACAGGCCTCGCGCCTGGCGGAGGAGGCCCACGCCGGGCAGGTCGACCGGGCCGGCCGGCCCTACGCCGAGCACGTGTTCGCGGTGCGCGACCTGCTCGCCGGGCACGGAGAGCGCGCCCAGGCGGCCGGAGTGCTGCACGACGTGCTGGAGGACACCCCGATCACCGCCGACGACCTGCGCGCGCGGGGGTGCCCGGAGGAGGTCGTGCGCGCGGTGGAGTCGGTGACCCGGCGCCCGGGGGAGCCCTACGAGGAGATGGTGCGCCGCGCCGCCGCCGACCCGCTGGGCAGGCTGGTCAAGCTCGCTGACAACGCCCACAACTCCGACGAGCGCCGCCTGGCCCTGCTGCCCGACGAACGGGCGCGGCGGCTGCGCGCCAAGTACGCCCGCGCCCGGCGGATCCTGGAGGAGGGCCCGCAGGAGGACGGGCTCCCCGAAGCGGCGCTCCCGCGTGGCACGCTCCTGGTCCTCCACACCGGCCGGGTCGAGGAGTGCCGCGCCTTCTACACCGGGCTCGGTCTGCGCTTCGTCCGCGAGCGCCACGGCTCCGGGCCCGAACACCACGCGGCCGAACTGGACGGCGGCGCGGTCGTCGAGATCTACCCGGCCACCGCCGAGCGCTCCACGGGCGCGGCGCGCCTCGGGTTCACCGTGCGAGGGGACCGCGCCGTCCCGCCCCTGGAGCCGGGGCGCCGCGTGCTCACCGACCCCGACGGGCGCAAGGTCGACCTGAGGGTGGTGTGA
- a CDS encoding SDR family oxidoreductase produces MDLTDTGAVVTGAGNGIGAAIARRLAGAGARVVVNDLDAGAAEAVAAEIGGVAVPGDAAGEAGVTALVAEAGAHLGGIDLYVANAGVGVGGGPEAPESDWDLAWQVNVMAHVRAARELVPGWLERGRGRFLTTVSAAGLLTMLGSAPYSVTKHAALAFGEWMSATYGDRGITVQCVCPMGVRTNLLESSGDTGRAILSPEAITPEEVADAVMVGLADGRFLILPHPQVADHYAARADDTDRWLAGMRRLQARVFEERA; encoded by the coding sequence ATGGACCTGACCGACACCGGGGCCGTGGTCACCGGCGCGGGCAACGGCATCGGCGCCGCGATCGCGCGCAGGCTCGCCGGAGCCGGGGCGCGCGTGGTGGTCAACGACCTGGACGCGGGCGCGGCCGAGGCCGTGGCCGCCGAGATCGGCGGGGTGGCCGTTCCCGGAGACGCCGCCGGCGAGGCGGGCGTCACCGCGCTCGTGGCCGAGGCCGGGGCGCACCTGGGCGGCATCGACCTGTACGTGGCCAACGCGGGCGTGGGCGTGGGCGGCGGCCCCGAGGCCCCGGAGTCCGACTGGGACCTGGCCTGGCAGGTCAACGTGATGGCCCACGTGCGCGCCGCCCGCGAGCTGGTGCCCGGCTGGCTGGAGCGCGGACGGGGCCGTTTCCTGACCACGGTGTCGGCCGCGGGCCTGCTCACGATGCTGGGCAGCGCGCCGTACTCGGTGACCAAGCACGCCGCTCTGGCCTTCGGCGAGTGGATGTCGGCCACCTACGGCGACCGCGGGATCACCGTGCAGTGCGTGTGTCCGATGGGCGTGCGCACCAACCTGCTGGAGAGCAGCGGCGACACCGGCAGGGCCATCCTGTCCCCGGAGGCGATCACCCCCGAGGAGGTCGCCGACGCGGTGATGGTCGGCCTGGCCGACGGGCGCTTCCTGATCCTGCCGCACCCCCAGGTCGCCGACCACTACGCGGCCCGGGCCGACGACACCGACCGCTGGCTCGCGGGGATGCGCCGCCTCCAGGCCAGGGTCTTCGAGGAGCGGGCGTGA
- a CDS encoding quinone oxidoreductase family protein, with protein MRAIQITEFGGPEVLRLTELPDPEAGPGEVLVDVTRAGVNFADTHQAENSYLASATLPLVPGMEIAGRTADGRRVVALTTSGGYAEKATAATGTAFDVPDGVSDEDALALIVQGATAWVLLRRSVRMDPGETVVVHAAAGGVGTLAVQLAKRFGAGRVVAVASSEDKRALAVELGADAVVDSAAPDMTEALIEANGGQRVDAVLDMVGGRVTDQSVRALAPFGRLAFYGMASRELPSPVQPANLMRFSTSVSGMWLPHVWTLPGDVMSRAMAELFTLVAEGHLRPVLGGSYPLGEAARAHEALRSRGTVGKLTLDTTA; from the coding sequence ATGCGCGCCATCCAGATCACCGAGTTCGGCGGACCCGAGGTCCTGCGCCTCACCGAACTGCCCGACCCCGAGGCGGGCCCCGGCGAGGTCCTCGTCGACGTCACCCGCGCCGGGGTCAACTTCGCCGACACCCACCAGGCCGAGAACAGCTATCTGGCCTCCGCCACGCTTCCGCTGGTCCCGGGCATGGAGATCGCCGGACGCACCGCCGACGGCCGCCGCGTGGTCGCCCTGACCACCAGCGGCGGCTACGCCGAGAAGGCCACCGCCGCCACCGGCACGGCCTTCGACGTCCCCGACGGGGTCTCGGACGAGGACGCGCTCGCCCTGATCGTGCAGGGCGCCACCGCCTGGGTGCTGCTGCGCAGGTCCGTGCGGATGGACCCGGGCGAGACGGTCGTGGTGCACGCGGCGGCGGGCGGCGTGGGCACGCTCGCCGTCCAGCTGGCCAAGCGGTTCGGCGCCGGGCGGGTCGTCGCCGTGGCCAGCAGCGAGGACAAGCGCGCGCTGGCCGTGGAGCTGGGCGCGGACGCCGTCGTGGACTCGGCGGCCCCCGACATGACCGAGGCGCTGATCGAGGCCAACGGCGGCCAGCGCGTGGACGCCGTCCTGGACATGGTGGGCGGCCGGGTCACCGACCAGAGCGTGCGGGCACTGGCGCCGTTCGGACGCCTGGCCTTCTACGGAATGGCCTCGCGCGAGCTGCCCAGCCCGGTGCAGCCCGCCAACCTCATGCGCTTCTCCACCAGCGTGAGCGGCATGTGGCTGCCGCACGTGTGGACGCTGCCGGGCGACGTGATGAGCCGGGCGATGGCCGAGCTGTTCACACTGGTGGCGGAGGGGCACCTGAGGCCCGTCCTGGGCGGCTCCTACCCCCTGGGCGAGGCCGCGCGGGCACACGAGGCGCTGCGCTCCCGGGGAACCGTCGGCAAACTCACCCTCGACACCACCGCCTGA
- a CDS encoding ABC transporter ATP-binding protein: MSLVLSAEGLTLGYGAEPVVRDLDLGVAEGEFTVIVGPNGCGKSTLLKALGRVNKPMSGRVLLHGSDVRGQRAKAVARQMALLPQSPTAPEGITVRALAARGRFPYHTLVRQWSPQDETAIGRALELTGLTDLADTQVGSLSGGQRQRAWVAMVLAQDTGVLLLDEPTTYLDIAHQYDLLELFADLHRRGRTVVAVLHDLAQAARFATRLVLMDAGRVVADGPPEEVVTARLVGEVFGLPCDVVPDPRTRTPLVIPHERV, from the coding sequence GTGAGTCTGGTGCTGTCCGCGGAGGGCCTGACCCTGGGGTACGGGGCCGAACCGGTCGTGCGCGACCTCGACCTGGGGGTGGCCGAGGGCGAGTTCACCGTCATCGTCGGCCCCAACGGCTGCGGCAAGTCCACACTGCTCAAGGCCCTGGGGCGGGTGAACAAGCCGATGTCGGGGCGGGTGCTGCTGCACGGCAGTGACGTGCGCGGCCAGCGCGCCAAGGCGGTCGCGCGCCAGATGGCGCTGCTGCCGCAGAGCCCGACCGCCCCCGAGGGCATCACCGTGCGGGCCCTGGCCGCCCGCGGCCGCTTCCCCTACCACACGCTGGTGCGCCAGTGGAGCCCCCAGGACGAGACGGCGATCGGCCGCGCGCTGGAGCTGACCGGGCTGACCGACCTCGCCGACACCCAGGTGGGCTCCCTCTCGGGCGGCCAGCGCCAGCGCGCCTGGGTGGCGATGGTCCTGGCGCAGGACACCGGCGTCCTGCTGCTGGACGAGCCCACCACCTACCTGGACATCGCCCACCAGTACGACCTGCTGGAGCTGTTCGCCGACCTGCACCGCCGGGGGCGCACGGTGGTCGCGGTCCTGCACGACCTGGCCCAGGCCGCCCGGTTCGCCACCCGCCTGGTGCTGATGGACGCGGGCAGGGTGGTCGCCGACGGCCCTCCGGAGGAGGTCGTGACCGCCCGCCTGGTGGGGGAGGTGTTCGGGCTGCCCTGCGACGTGGTGCCCGACCCGCGCACCCGCACGCCGCTGGTCATCCCGCACGAGCGCGTCTGA
- a CDS encoding GNAT family N-acetyltransferase has translation MTTDVVDVRDRKRYEIRVDGEVAGFAEYILTDDMVTFTHTEIDPAHEGRGLGGTLVRGALDDVRPRGLAVLPLCPFVKGWIQRHPDYTDLVYRSAAE, from the coding sequence ATGACGACCGACGTGGTCGATGTACGGGACAGGAAACGCTACGAGATCAGGGTCGACGGGGAGGTGGCCGGGTTCGCCGAGTACATCCTCACCGACGACATGGTGACCTTCACCCACACCGAGATCGACCCCGCCCACGAGGGGCGGGGCCTGGGCGGAACCCTGGTCAGGGGGGCCCTGGACGACGTACGTCCGCGGGGCCTGGCGGTGCTGCCCCTGTGCCCCTTCGTCAAGGGGTGGATCCAGCGCCACCCCGACTACACCGACCTGGTCTACCGCAGCGCCGCCGAGTAG
- a CDS encoding FecCD family ABC transporter permease yields MTRTTRTSPAPAGPARPEHGRARPLKASPPVLRLGPVALPVHRRSLLWAAGLLLLLVAAAAATLALGRLGVPLTRLPAVLTGGGEATETFVLERLRGPRLVVAAGTGAALGLAGALFQSVTRNPLGSPDVIGLGAGAGAGAAFAALVLPGVLPVPLGALAGAALAMVVVATVTGTGLRHPGRLIVAGIGVAAMAQAFTHFVVSVMARDQASVLSAYVNGSLGARSWEHATTIWAVLLLALPFVAALAGPVSLNEMGDELADSLGARASTTRTAAVCLSVVLSAAAVSVAGPIAFVSLTAPQIARRLSAVPGPNMVLSALVGALLLVAADLAVQQSPVGDGLPVGVFTMGLGGVYLGYLLIREWRKGVL; encoded by the coding sequence ATGACCCGAACCACCCGCACGTCCCCGGCCCCGGCGGGCCCGGCCCGGCCAGAGCACGGGCGCGCCCGACCCCTGAAGGCCTCCCCGCCCGTGCTGAGGCTGGGCCCGGTCGCGCTGCCCGTCCACCGGCGCTCGCTGCTGTGGGCGGCCGGACTCCTGCTCCTGCTGGTCGCCGCCGCGGCCGCCACGCTCGCCCTCGGACGGCTCGGCGTGCCCCTGACCCGGCTGCCCGCGGTCCTGACGGGCGGGGGCGAGGCCACCGAGACCTTCGTGCTCGAACGGCTGCGCGGTCCCCGGCTGGTGGTGGCCGCGGGCACGGGCGCCGCCCTGGGCCTGGCGGGCGCGCTCTTCCAGTCCGTCACCCGCAACCCCCTGGGCAGCCCCGACGTCATCGGCCTCGGCGCCGGTGCCGGGGCGGGCGCGGCCTTCGCCGCCCTCGTCCTGCCCGGTGTGCTCCCCGTGCCGCTGGGCGCCCTCGCCGGTGCCGCCCTGGCCATGGTCGTCGTGGCCACGGTGACCGGCACCGGACTGCGCCACCCCGGCCGCCTGATCGTGGCGGGCATCGGGGTGGCCGCCATGGCGCAGGCCTTCACCCACTTCGTCGTGTCCGTGATGGCCCGCGACCAGGCCAGCGTCCTGTCCGCCTACGTCAACGGCAGTCTGGGCGCCCGCTCCTGGGAGCACGCCACCACCATCTGGGCGGTTCTGCTGCTGGCGCTGCCGTTCGTGGCGGCGCTGGCCGGACCGGTCTCCCTCAACGAGATGGGCGACGAGCTCGCCGACTCCCTCGGCGCGCGGGCCTCCACCACGCGCACCGCCGCCGTCTGCCTGTCGGTGGTGCTGTCCGCGGCCGCGGTGAGCGTGGCCGGTCCGATCGCGTTCGTGTCCCTGACCGCGCCGCAGATCGCGCGCCGGCTCTCCGCCGTGCCGGGCCCCAACATGGTGCTGTCGGCCCTGGTCGGGGCCCTGCTGCTGGTGGCGGCGGATCTGGCCGTCCAGCAGTCCCCGGTCGGGGACGGGCTGCCGGTCGGCGTCTTCACCATGGGGCTCGGCGGCGTCTACCTGGGCTACCTGCTGATTCGTGAATGGCGAAAGGGTGTGCTGTGA
- a CDS encoding SDR family oxidoreductase, protein MTSRFGGRTAIVTGASRGIGLAVAQRLVDEGARVCVTARRPEPLEEAVKALGGPEHAIGVPGRADDPEHQDAAVAATLEAFGSIDMFVNNTGINPVYGRMIDLNLDAARKIFEVNVLSAISWTQKAYHAWMAEHGGAVVNVSSVAGTRPAPGIGFYGATKATLIHVTEELAVELGPGVRVNGVAPAVVKTRFAAALYEGREEEVAAQYPLGRLGEPEDVAGAVAFLLSDDASWITGRTLVLDGGLTLTGGV, encoded by the coding sequence ATGACATCCCGGTTCGGCGGGCGGACCGCCATCGTCACCGGCGCGAGCCGGGGCATCGGCCTGGCCGTCGCCCAGCGGCTCGTCGACGAGGGCGCGCGCGTGTGCGTCACGGCGCGCAGGCCCGAGCCCCTGGAGGAGGCCGTCAAGGCCCTGGGCGGACCCGAGCACGCCATCGGCGTCCCCGGCCGGGCCGACGATCCCGAGCACCAGGACGCGGCCGTGGCCGCCACCCTGGAGGCCTTCGGCAGCATCGACATGTTCGTCAACAACACCGGCATCAACCCGGTCTACGGGCGGATGATCGACCTGAACCTGGACGCGGCCCGCAAGATCTTCGAGGTCAACGTGCTGTCCGCGATCTCGTGGACGCAGAAGGCCTACCACGCCTGGATGGCCGAGCACGGCGGCGCCGTCGTCAACGTCTCCTCCGTGGCCGGGACCAGGCCCGCCCCCGGCATCGGCTTCTACGGCGCCACCAAGGCGACGCTCATCCACGTCACCGAGGAGCTGGCCGTCGAACTGGGCCCGGGGGTCCGCGTGAACGGCGTCGCCCCGGCCGTGGTCAAGACCCGGTTCGCCGCCGCCCTCTACGAGGGGCGCGAGGAGGAGGTCGCCGCCCAGTACCCCCTGGGGCGCCTGGGCGAGCCCGAGGACGTGGCGGGCGCGGTGGCCTTCCTGCTCTCCGACGACGCCTCCTGGATCACCGGCCGCACCCTCGTCCTGGACGGCGGCCTCACCCTCACCGGAGGTGTGTGA
- a CDS encoding TetR/AcrR family transcriptional regulator gives MAAEPGSRARQRERTRRVLLGEARRLFAAHGYGGVGLARIVADSAVTKGALYHHFEGKPDLFRAVLEEVQSEVGDAVARAADAHADPWDRLTAGCRAFLTASTAPDVRRIMLVDGPAVLGWSTWRALDEAASARHLAEALSALVGAGVLEPGPVAPVAHLLSGAMNEAALWLADSDDPEDLERVWEALSRMLESLRRT, from the coding sequence ATGGCCGCGGAACCGGGCAGCCGCGCGCGGCAGCGCGAGCGCACCAGACGCGTCCTGCTGGGCGAGGCCCGCAGGCTGTTCGCCGCGCACGGGTACGGCGGGGTGGGACTGGCCCGGATCGTGGCGGACTCCGCGGTCACCAAGGGCGCCCTGTACCACCACTTCGAGGGCAAGCCGGACCTGTTCCGCGCGGTCCTGGAGGAGGTGCAGTCCGAGGTCGGCGACGCCGTGGCGCGGGCGGCGGACGCGCACGCCGACCCGTGGGACCGGCTGACCGCCGGGTGCCGGGCCTTCCTCACCGCCAGCACCGCGCCGGACGTGCGGCGGATCATGCTGGTGGACGGGCCCGCCGTGCTGGGCTGGAGCACCTGGCGGGCCCTGGACGAGGCCGCCTCGGCCCGCCACCTGGCCGAGGCGCTCTCCGCGCTGGTCGGGGCGGGCGTCCTGGAGCCGGGGCCGGTCGCGCCCGTGGCCCACCTGCTCTCGGGTGCGATGAACGAGGCCGCGCTGTGGCTGGCCGACAGCGACGACCCCGAAGACCTGGAGCGGGTGTGGGAGGCGTTGTCGCGCATGCTGGAGTCCCTGCGCCGCACCTGA
- a CDS encoding phosphotransferase family protein: MSGEHTDALPGLDLVGLRAYLDAAVPGLVSGPLEGRVVAGGKSNLTYVVTDGAGSWVVRRPPLGHVLATAHDMPREYRVMSALRDTAVPVPRTHVLCEDAEVLGAPFYVMEHVAGTPFRTRDEIAPLGAEGVRGLAEALIATLGELHAVEPEEVGLGDFGRPRGFLERQVRRWGKQLEASRSRDIPGIDELHERLAATLPEQSAPAIVHGDYRLDNVLVTSGGRINAVLDWEMATLGDPLVDLGLMLVYQAQPVGVGAVPATSAEGYPSPEELVGMYAAATGRDVSRLGWYVALGCFKLAVIAEGIHFRHSRGLTVGAGFDRIGEVVAPLVERAHTMLEED; the protein is encoded by the coding sequence GTGAGCGGCGAACACACGGACGCGCTCCCGGGCCTGGACCTGGTCGGCCTGCGCGCCTACCTGGACGCGGCCGTGCCCGGCCTGGTCTCGGGCCCCCTGGAGGGCCGGGTGGTCGCGGGCGGCAAGTCCAACCTGACCTACGTGGTCACCGACGGCGCGGGCAGCTGGGTGGTGCGCCGCCCCCCGCTGGGCCACGTGCTGGCCACCGCGCACGACATGCCCCGCGAGTACCGGGTGATGAGCGCGCTGCGCGACACCGCCGTGCCCGTCCCCCGCACACACGTCCTGTGCGAGGACGCCGAGGTGCTGGGCGCGCCGTTCTACGTCATGGAACACGTGGCGGGCACCCCCTTCCGCACCCGCGACGAGATCGCCCCGCTGGGCGCCGAGGGCGTCCGCGGCCTGGCCGAGGCGCTGATCGCCACCCTGGGCGAGCTGCACGCGGTGGAGCCCGAGGAGGTCGGGCTGGGCGACTTCGGCCGCCCGCGGGGGTTCCTGGAACGCCAGGTGCGCCGCTGGGGCAAGCAGCTGGAGGCCTCCCGCAGCCGGGACATCCCCGGCATCGACGAGCTGCACGAGAGGCTCGCCGCGACGCTGCCCGAGCAGTCGGCGCCCGCGATCGTGCACGGCGACTACCGCCTGGACAACGTGCTGGTCACCTCCGGAGGTCGCATCAACGCGGTCCTGGACTGGGAGATGGCCACGCTCGGCGACCCGCTCGTGGACCTGGGCCTGATGCTCGTCTACCAGGCGCAGCCCGTGGGCGTGGGCGCCGTGCCCGCCACCTCCGCCGAGGGCTACCCCTCCCCCGAGGAGCTGGTGGGCATGTACGCCGCCGCGACCGGCCGCGACGTGTCCCGGCTGGGCTGGTACGTGGCCCTGGGCTGCTTCAAGCTCGCGGTGATCGCCGAGGGCATCCACTTCCGCCACAGCCGGGGACTGACCGTCGGAGCGGGCTTCGACCGGATCGGCGAGGTGGTCGCGCCCCTGGTGGAGCGCGCCCACACCATGCTCGAGGAGGACTGA